A single genomic interval of Bradyrhizobium japonicum USDA 6 harbors:
- a CDS encoding DASS family sodium-coupled anion symporter, whose product MAASSQTPQAKGFSWKLIAPLAVWLAIYLWPVPTGLNANQWHYFAVFAAVITGLILESMPVGAVGFIGLTVAGVAGYIDPDPGKSLRWMLAGFAESTVWLIVGAFVFSIGYRKSQLGRRIALVLVQRLGRNTLGLGYAVAMSDFLLAPATPSNTARSGGIVYPIISNIPRIYGSEPGPTAGKIGTYVMWTAFAATAITSSLFFTALAPNAAALAIAKKTAGVEVSWAQWFVGFAPLGILLMILVPLLSYVVCRPEVKRSPEIAEWAAKELSAMGPMSRNEWIMLALIVLAMFLWIAGSSPDIHVPLLGSNFVNATTVVFIVISLMLVTGVIEFADIVSEKSAWEVFFYFTSLLTLASGLNEIGFIKWFATEYAKPLAGLSPSTAMILLVALFFWIHYFFSSITSHAAAVLPVVLAVGSGIPGLPVTTLAMLCMYSLGLMGVISPYATGPAPMYFGSGYIGKGQFWGFGLLFGLLYFAGLLLIVLPWLQIS is encoded by the coding sequence ATGGCCGCTAGCTCGCAGACGCCTCAGGCAAAAGGGTTCAGCTGGAAGCTGATCGCGCCGCTCGCGGTGTGGCTGGCCATCTATCTGTGGCCGGTGCCGACGGGTCTCAACGCCAATCAGTGGCACTATTTTGCCGTGTTCGCGGCCGTCATCACCGGACTCATCCTTGAATCGATGCCGGTCGGCGCGGTCGGGTTCATCGGGCTGACGGTCGCGGGCGTCGCCGGCTATATCGATCCCGATCCCGGCAAATCGCTGCGCTGGATGCTGGCAGGATTTGCCGAGAGCACGGTGTGGTTGATCGTCGGCGCGTTCGTATTCTCGATCGGTTATCGCAAGAGCCAGCTCGGCCGCCGCATCGCGCTGGTGCTGGTGCAGAGGCTCGGCCGCAACACGCTCGGTCTCGGCTACGCGGTCGCGATGTCGGACTTCCTGCTGGCCCCAGCGACGCCATCCAACACCGCGCGCAGCGGCGGCATCGTCTATCCCATCATCAGCAACATCCCGCGCATCTACGGCTCCGAGCCCGGGCCGACCGCCGGCAAGATCGGCACCTATGTGATGTGGACGGCGTTTGCGGCAACCGCGATTACCAGCTCGCTGTTCTTCACCGCGCTCGCACCCAATGCGGCCGCGCTTGCGATCGCCAAGAAGACCGCCGGCGTCGAGGTGAGCTGGGCGCAGTGGTTCGTCGGCTTTGCGCCGCTCGGCATCCTCCTGATGATCCTCGTGCCGCTGCTCAGCTATGTGGTCTGCCGTCCCGAGGTGAAGCGCAGCCCGGAAATCGCCGAATGGGCGGCGAAGGAGCTCAGCGCAATGGGCCCGATGTCGCGCAACGAGTGGATCATGCTGGCGCTGATCGTGCTTGCGATGTTCCTGTGGATCGCAGGCTCGAGCCCGGACATCCACGTGCCGCTGCTCGGCTCGAACTTCGTCAACGCCACCACCGTCGTGTTCATCGTGATCTCGCTGATGCTGGTGACGGGCGTGATCGAGTTCGCCGACATCGTCAGCGAGAAGAGCGCCTGGGAGGTGTTCTTCTATTTCACCTCGCTGCTGACGCTGGCCTCGGGCCTCAACGAAATCGGTTTCATCAAATGGTTCGCGACCGAATACGCCAAACCGCTCGCCGGGCTGTCGCCGTCGACCGCGATGATCCTGCTGGTCGCGCTGTTCTTCTGGATCCACTACTTCTTCTCGAGCATCACCTCGCATGCGGCGGCCGTGCTGCCGGTGGTGCTCGCGGTCGGATCGGGCATCCCCGGCCTGCCGGTCACGACGCTCGCCATGCTCTGCATGTATTCGCTCGGCCTGATGGGCGTGATCTCGCCTTACGCGACGGGACCCGCGCCGATGTATTTCGGCAGCGGCTATATCGGGAAGGGCCAGTTCTGGGGCTTTGGGCTGCTGTTCGGGCTGCTCTATTTCGCGGGACTGCTGCTGATCGTGCTGCCCTGGTTGCAGATCAGCTGA
- a CDS encoding enoyl-CoA hydratase/isomerase family protein translates to MTDFVTIEKGLGPEGRIAVVRFDRGDGINALSPEALRQLTAAARSFEDDAATSVVVLTGSTSAFSAGFDLKDAEGRSRKDMDLGALRRHLKLGPRLTHAWHEMEQITIAAIEGFCVGGGVALAVALDFRVMGHDAHLRVPEIGLGMNMSWQSIPRMLHLIGPARTKQAVILADQRISADEAYEWGLVEQVADPGHAFDAAMELARKVAAQPPLSVAMTKLTVNRLAHALDDLASHMDVDQFALASLTEDHKEGVEAFLTHRKPRFKGQ, encoded by the coding sequence GTGACGGACTTCGTGACGATCGAGAAGGGGCTCGGACCGGAGGGGCGGATTGCGGTGGTGCGGTTCGACCGCGGCGACGGCATCAACGCGCTCTCGCCGGAGGCGTTGCGCCAGCTCACCGCGGCCGCGCGCAGCTTCGAGGATGATGCCGCAACGTCCGTCGTGGTTCTGACGGGCAGCACCAGCGCCTTCAGCGCCGGCTTCGACCTCAAGGATGCCGAGGGCCGCTCGCGCAAGGACATGGATCTCGGCGCGCTGCGGCGGCATCTCAAGCTCGGGCCGCGTCTGACCCATGCCTGGCATGAGATGGAGCAGATCACGATCGCGGCCATCGAGGGTTTTTGCGTCGGCGGCGGCGTCGCGCTGGCCGTGGCGCTCGACTTCCGCGTGATGGGGCACGACGCGCATCTGCGCGTGCCCGAGATCGGGCTCGGCATGAACATGAGCTGGCAGAGCATCCCGCGCATGCTGCATCTGATCGGGCCGGCCCGCACCAAGCAGGCGGTGATCCTGGCCGACCAGCGCATCTCGGCCGATGAGGCCTACGAGTGGGGTTTGGTGGAGCAGGTGGCCGATCCCGGCCATGCGTTCGATGCTGCCATGGAGCTTGCCCGCAAGGTCGCCGCGCAGCCGCCGCTCTCGGTCGCCATGACCAAGCTGACCGTCAACCGGCTCGCACATGCGCTGGACGATCTCGCCAGCCACATGGACGTCGACCAGTTCGCGCTGGCGAGTCTCACAGAAGACCACAAGGAGGGCGTCGAGGCGTTCCTGACCCACCGCAAGCCGCGTTTCAAGGGGCAGTAG
- a CDS encoding serine hydrolase domain-containing protein, with translation MRPTDIMRGSPPAPEAQVTRANWRSFPAIRWGFTHTREVLPTAEVRRSAHPTPMASAPRELQKLSFTAPDGKPTTVEATLRETFGDALLIMHRGTLIHEWYGDGMSATTPHLICSISKSIAGTLGGVLAARGLLDPEARVVRYVPELESSVYGSCTVRNVLDMAVAIKFEEDYEDPAGDVARYRFSSGWDVPPPGVEPGHQRAYLATLRGTGKPHGKVFHYVSTNTEVLGWVYERACGMPYHRILSDYLWQPMGAEEDGSLTLDSHGMGRIAGGLSVTARDLLRFGEMIRNRGVVEGRQVVPGWWIDDIHENGDPTAWADGDLADIFPGARYRSKWYTIDPSRNDLAGIGIHGQWLYIDAATDTVIVKLATQPKAMDVPLDHRWLAAFRAITAHLAPR, from the coding sequence ATGCGACCGACGGACATCATGCGCGGCAGCCCGCCTGCGCCCGAGGCCCAAGTGACCCGTGCCAATTGGCGCAGCTTTCCCGCCATCCGCTGGGGTTTCACTCACACCCGCGAAGTGCTGCCGACCGCCGAAGTTCGTCGCTCCGCGCATCCCACACCGATGGCAAGCGCGCCGCGCGAGCTGCAAAAGCTCAGCTTCACCGCGCCGGACGGCAAGCCGACCACGGTCGAGGCCACGTTGCGCGAAACCTTCGGCGATGCGCTGCTGATCATGCACCGGGGCACGCTGATCCACGAATGGTACGGCGACGGCATGAGCGCGACCACGCCGCATCTGATCTGCTCCATCAGCAAATCGATCGCCGGCACGCTCGGCGGCGTGCTGGCCGCGCGCGGCCTGCTCGATCCCGAGGCGAGGGTGGTGCGCTACGTGCCGGAGCTGGAGAGCTCGGTCTATGGCAGCTGCACCGTCCGCAACGTGCTCGACATGGCCGTCGCCATCAAGTTCGAGGAGGATTACGAGGACCCCGCCGGCGACGTCGCACGCTATCGTTTCTCCTCGGGCTGGGACGTGCCGCCGCCCGGCGTCGAGCCCGGCCATCAGCGCGCCTATCTCGCCACGCTGCGCGGCACAGGAAAGCCGCACGGCAAGGTGTTCCACTACGTCTCGACCAATACGGAAGTGCTCGGCTGGGTCTATGAGCGCGCCTGCGGCATGCCCTACCATCGCATCCTCTCCGACTATCTCTGGCAGCCGATGGGCGCCGAGGAGGATGGCTCCCTCACGCTCGACAGCCACGGCATGGGCCGCATCGCCGGCGGCCTTTCCGTCACCGCACGCGATCTGCTGCGCTTCGGCGAAATGATCCGTAACCGCGGCGTGGTCGAGGGCCGGCAGGTGGTGCCGGGCTGGTGGATCGACGACATCCACGAGAACGGCGATCCCACCGCCTGGGCCGATGGCGACCTCGCCGACATCTTCCCGGGCGCCCGCTACCGCAGCAAATGGTACACGATCGATCCCTCGCGGAACGATCTGGCCGGGATCGGCATCCACGGCCAGTGGCTCTATATCGACGCAGCCACCGACACCGTCATCGTCAAGCTCGCGACGCAGCCGAAGGCGATGGACGTTCCGCTCGACCACCGCTGGCTCGCCGCCTTCCGCGCCATCACCGCGCATCTTGCCCCACGCTGA
- a CDS encoding helix-turn-helix domain-containing protein has protein sequence MALSATLLTPDSAASLFQARSADVDEHCAALGRWRLSYDQISAGAFRGSFTQLSLPRLEVFREITSQQVRQYGQLGADSFGIGLPWDGDGEVNCNGASVAGSQVIASIDAEIDMCTPKAFELRGVVASTMLIAELAARLDIELPRAVWHQLRVIEMAAAPVARLRAHLAAIHETITAAPERFDDPAARQTLEDALLVEIMDMLPTAQPSDPGRSATARKRTVDRARELMHGSGDRSLSLLEVCKAVGASPRKLGYCFQEVVGTSPMHYWRAMRLNRARRDLKRAGGAETSIYDVAVQHGFWHFSQFSLDYKRHFSELPSETLRRARLAA, from the coding sequence ATGGCCTTAAGCGCAACTCTTCTGACTCCGGACTCGGCTGCAAGCCTGTTTCAGGCGCGCAGTGCCGACGTCGACGAGCATTGCGCCGCGCTCGGTCGCTGGCGCTTGAGCTACGACCAGATCAGCGCCGGCGCCTTCAGGGGCAGCTTCACCCAGCTGTCCCTGCCCCGGCTCGAAGTGTTCCGCGAGATCACCAGCCAGCAGGTCCGCCAATACGGCCAGCTCGGGGCCGACAGTTTTGGTATCGGCCTGCCCTGGGACGGCGACGGCGAAGTCAATTGCAACGGGGCCAGTGTTGCAGGCTCCCAGGTCATCGCCAGCATCGATGCCGAGATCGACATGTGTACGCCGAAGGCCTTCGAGCTGCGCGGTGTCGTCGCCAGCACGATGCTGATCGCTGAGCTTGCTGCCCGGCTCGATATCGAGCTGCCGCGCGCCGTCTGGCACCAGTTGCGGGTGATCGAGATGGCGGCGGCGCCGGTCGCGCGGCTGCGCGCCCACCTCGCCGCCATTCACGAGACCATCACGGCCGCACCCGAACGGTTCGACGATCCGGCCGCGCGGCAGACGCTGGAGGACGCCCTCCTCGTCGAGATCATGGACATGCTGCCGACGGCCCAGCCCAGCGATCCCGGCCGCAGCGCCACGGCGCGCAAGCGCACGGTGGATCGCGCCCGCGAGCTGATGCATGGCAGCGGCGATCGCTCGCTGTCGCTGCTGGAGGTCTGCAAGGCGGTCGGCGCGAGCCCGCGCAAGCTCGGCTATTGCTTTCAGGAGGTCGTGGGCACGAGCCCGATGCACTATTGGCGCGCGATGCGGCTGAACCGAGCGCGCCGGGATCTGAAGCGCGCCGGCGGCGCCGAGACGTCGATCTACGACGTCGCCGTGCAACACGGCTTCTGGCACTTCAGCCAGTTCTCGCTCGACTACAAGCGCCACTTCTCCGAGCTCCCCTCGGAGACGCTGCGGCGCGCCAGGCTTGCCGCCTGA
- a CDS encoding MetQ/NlpA family ABC transporter substrate-binding protein produces the protein MRFLATLAAAALLATTAQAETIRVGVTAGPHAEILDVVKKVGAERGLDIKVVEFTDYVIPNQALALRDLEANSFQHEPYLKNQISKTGWKIVKVANTIGSPQGVYSEKYKKLADLPEGARVAIANDPSNGARGLMILALHGVIKLKDPNNVSSTVADITDNPKKLRFVELDAAQLPRALQDVDVVSINNNYAVQAGLSPATDAIARENPDGPWVNILAVREEDKDKPWVKQLIEVYHSDKVKAFLETRFKGTYLPTW, from the coding sequence ATGCGTTTTCTCGCAACCCTTGCGGCTGCAGCCTTGCTTGCGACCACCGCTCAAGCTGAAACCATCCGCGTCGGCGTCACCGCCGGCCCCCATGCAGAGATCCTGGACGTGGTGAAGAAGGTCGGCGCCGAGCGCGGCCTCGACATCAAGGTGGTCGAGTTCACCGACTACGTCATTCCGAACCAGGCACTGGCGCTCAGGGATCTCGAGGCGAACTCGTTCCAGCACGAGCCGTATTTGAAGAACCAGATCTCCAAGACCGGCTGGAAGATCGTCAAGGTCGCGAACACGATCGGGTCGCCGCAGGGCGTCTATTCGGAGAAATACAAGAAGCTCGCCGATTTGCCGGAAGGCGCCCGCGTTGCGATTGCCAACGATCCCTCGAACGGCGCCCGCGGCCTGATGATCCTGGCCCTGCATGGCGTGATCAAGCTGAAGGACCCGAACAACGTCTCCTCGACCGTCGCTGATATCACCGACAACCCGAAGAAGCTCCGCTTCGTCGAGCTCGATGCCGCCCAGCTTCCGCGCGCGCTGCAGGACGTCGACGTCGTCTCGATCAACAACAATTACGCCGTGCAGGCCGGCCTCAGTCCGGCGACCGATGCGATCGCGCGCGAGAACCCCGATGGTCCCTGGGTCAACATCCTCGCCGTCCGCGAGGAAGACAAGGACAAGCCGTGGGTGAAGCAGCTGATCGAGGTCTATCACTCCGACAAGGTGAAGGCGTTTCTTGAGACGCGCTTCAAGGGTACGTATTTGCCGACTTGGTAA
- a CDS encoding methionine ABC transporter ATP-binding protein codes for MKAASMNAHQSLAIGQKIETLEAISPAARNADAMVRFEGISKIYPPYRGKPGVNALQDIDFAIARGSITGVIGRSGAGKSSLVRLINGLEKPTTGRVIVDSSDISALAGRELRLAQRSIGMIFQHFNLLSSRTAADNIALPLEIAGWAKADIKARVAELLALVGIADKHDRYPSELSGGQKQRVGIARALATRPSVLLSDEATSALDPQTTRAILDLLANINRELGVTIVLITHEMSVVRQLAKEVVVLDAGHVVESGHVADIFTHPKHPITQSFLAEVIGDSLPVSLASRIMAEPSAGGQAVIRVQVRGAGAGDTLVARLARELGLDVALLSARIDEIGGQHVGSLTLGIPLGMPGEEDAVTRTLNWLSQYQLSAERLGYVA; via the coding sequence ATGAAGGCCGCCTCCATGAACGCCCACCAATCGCTCGCCATCGGACAGAAGATCGAAACGCTTGAAGCGATTTCACCTGCCGCCCGGAACGCTGACGCGATGGTCCGTTTCGAGGGCATCTCGAAGATCTATCCGCCCTATCGCGGCAAGCCCGGCGTCAACGCGCTGCAAGACATCGACTTCGCGATTGCGCGCGGCTCGATCACCGGCGTCATCGGCCGCTCCGGCGCCGGCAAGTCGAGCCTGGTCCGGCTGATCAACGGGCTGGAGAAGCCGACCACGGGCCGCGTGATCGTCGATAGCAGCGATATCTCGGCGCTGGCAGGCCGCGAATTGCGGCTGGCACAGCGCTCGATCGGGATGATCTTCCAGCATTTCAACCTGCTGTCGTCGCGCACGGCCGCCGACAACATCGCGCTGCCGCTGGAGATCGCCGGCTGGGCCAAGGCCGACATCAAGGCCCGCGTCGCCGAGCTGCTGGCGCTGGTCGGCATCGCCGACAAGCACGACCGCTATCCTTCCGAACTCTCGGGCGGCCAGAAGCAGCGCGTCGGCATTGCCCGTGCGCTGGCGACCCGGCCGAGCGTGCTGCTGTCGGACGAGGCGACCTCGGCGCTCGACCCGCAGACCACGCGCGCGATCCTCGACCTGCTTGCGAACATCAACCGCGAGCTGGGCGTGACCATCGTGCTGATCACCCACGAAATGTCCGTGGTGCGCCAGCTCGCCAAGGAAGTGGTGGTGCTCGACGCCGGCCACGTCGTCGAGAGCGGCCATGTCGCCGACATCTTCACCCATCCCAAGCATCCGATCACGCAGTCCTTCCTCGCCGAGGTCATCGGCGACAGCCTGCCGGTGTCGCTTGCGAGTCGGATCATGGCGGAGCCGTCCGCGGGCGGGCAGGCCGTGATCCGCGTCCAGGTGCGCGGGGCAGGGGCCGGCGACACGCTGGTGGCGCGGCTCGCCCGCGAGCTGGGCCTCGACGTGGCGCTGCTGTCGGCGCGTATCGACGAGATCGGCGGCCAGCATGTGGGCTCGCTGACCCTCGGTATTCCTCTCGGCATGCCTGGCGAAGAGGACGCGGTGACGCGGACGCTCAACTGGCTCTCTCAATATCAACTCTCGGCGGAGCGTCTCGGCTATGTCGCCTGA
- a CDS encoding primary-amine oxidase, translating into MLDTVKTKSPIQAAAPHPLDALTAEEITAACTLVRAAATSPENCRFPTVRLEEPTKQELAAGGAGRRAFALTLDITTGEAIEHIVDLGRNEIVARKVIPNREAPYGQPPVMLEEFFKCEAVVKADPGWRAAMVRRGLTDKDIELVQVDPFSSGFFDFEYERGARIVRAVSFFREHLQDNGYAHPIEGVVAVVDLIAGKVIDLTDADPIVPIPRKKRNYGAHEVKNPRTDIKPLHIEQPEGASFKVDGWQVDWQKWSFRVGFTPREGLVLHQLAYRDGARKRSLIHRASVTEMVVPYADPTENHFWKSAFDAGEYGLGMLANALELGCDCLGNIHYFDVPAADNKGEPFVMQNAICMHEEDYGIAWKHYEFRNGLFEVRRSRRLVISFFATVGNYDYGFYWHLYQDGTIQLETKLTGIIQTAAVPSGEKYKWGGMVDDNLGGPTHQHFFNVRLHMDLDGGGNTVTEHEFVPRPWGADNPHGNAFDTTTRVLSRERDAAAIANGETGRFWKISNPNETNSVGNAPAYKLVVNPSPLMLAQEGSYVRKRGGFATKHVWVTAFDKDEKYASGDYPNVHAGGDGLPRYAAQNRNIENTDLVVWHSFGHTHVCKPEDFPIMPVEYAGFMLKPTGFFSANAAGDIPPERNSRSVLAGDPTDAAAGACCHAGKA; encoded by the coding sequence ATGCTCGATACCGTCAAAACCAAATCACCGATTCAAGCGGCCGCACCTCATCCGCTCGATGCGCTGACGGCCGAAGAGATCACGGCCGCCTGCACGCTGGTTCGTGCCGCCGCGACCTCGCCCGAAAACTGCCGCTTTCCGACGGTCCGGCTGGAGGAGCCGACCAAGCAGGAACTGGCCGCTGGCGGAGCAGGGCGCCGCGCCTTCGCGCTCACGCTGGACATCACCACGGGCGAGGCGATCGAGCACATCGTCGATCTCGGCCGAAACGAGATCGTCGCGCGCAAGGTCATTCCGAACCGCGAGGCGCCCTACGGGCAGCCGCCGGTGATGCTCGAAGAGTTCTTCAAGTGTGAGGCCGTGGTAAAGGCCGACCCCGGCTGGCGCGCGGCGATGGTCCGGCGCGGGCTAACCGACAAGGATATCGAGCTGGTCCAGGTCGACCCGTTCTCCTCGGGCTTCTTCGATTTCGAGTACGAGCGCGGCGCGCGCATCGTGCGCGCCGTCAGCTTTTTCCGCGAGCATCTGCAGGACAACGGCTATGCCCATCCGATCGAAGGCGTGGTCGCCGTCGTCGACCTGATCGCCGGCAAGGTCATCGATCTCACGGACGCAGACCCGATCGTGCCGATCCCGCGCAAGAAGCGAAACTACGGCGCACACGAGGTCAAGAACCCGCGCACCGACATCAAGCCGCTGCATATCGAGCAGCCGGAGGGCGCGAGCTTCAAGGTCGATGGCTGGCAGGTCGATTGGCAGAAATGGAGTTTTCGCGTCGGCTTCACGCCGCGCGAAGGGCTGGTGCTGCATCAGCTCGCCTACCGGGACGGTGCGCGCAAGCGCTCGCTGATCCATCGCGCCAGCGTCACCGAGATGGTGGTGCCCTATGCCGATCCGACTGAGAACCACTTCTGGAAGTCGGCGTTCGATGCCGGCGAATACGGGCTCGGCATGCTCGCCAACGCGCTCGAGCTCGGCTGCGACTGCCTCGGCAACATTCATTATTTCGACGTGCCGGCCGCCGACAACAAGGGCGAGCCCTTCGTCATGCAGAACGCCATCTGCATGCATGAAGAAGATTACGGAATTGCCTGGAAACACTACGAATTCCGCAACGGCCTGTTCGAGGTCCGCAGATCCCGACGGCTTGTCATCTCGTTCTTCGCCACCGTCGGCAATTACGACTACGGCTTCTACTGGCACCTGTACCAGGACGGCACGATCCAGCTCGAGACCAAACTCACCGGCATCATCCAGACCGCCGCTGTGCCATCAGGCGAAAAATACAAATGGGGCGGGATGGTCGACGACAATCTGGGCGGGCCGACGCACCAGCATTTCTTCAACGTGCGCCTGCACATGGATCTCGACGGCGGCGGCAATACCGTCACCGAGCACGAGTTCGTGCCGCGGCCCTGGGGCGCGGACAATCCGCACGGCAATGCCTTCGACACCACCACGCGCGTGCTGTCGCGCGAGCGTGATGCGGCTGCCATTGCGAACGGCGAGACCGGCCGGTTCTGGAAGATCAGCAATCCCAACGAGACCAACTCCGTCGGCAACGCGCCGGCTTACAAGCTCGTGGTCAATCCAAGCCCGCTGATGCTGGCGCAGGAAGGCAGCTACGTGCGCAAGCGCGGCGGCTTTGCGACGAAGCACGTCTGGGTCACGGCGTTCGACAAGGACGAGAAATACGCCAGCGGCGATTATCCCAATGTCCATGCCGGCGGCGACGGTCTGCCGCGCTACGCCGCGCAGAACCGCAACATCGAGAACACAGATCTCGTGGTGTGGCACTCCTTCGGCCACACCCATGTCTGCAAGCCCGAAGATTTTCCGATCATGCCGGTCGAATATGCCGGCTTCATGCTGAAGCCGACCGGATTCTTTTCGGCCAATGCCGCCGGCGACATTCCGCCGGAGCGCAACAGCCGCAGCGTGCTGGCGGGCGACCCGACGGATGCTGCCGCCGGCGCGTGCTGCCACGCCGGCAAAGCTTAG
- the nthA gene encoding nitrile hydratase subunit alpha, producing MSHDHDHHHDHSELSETELRVRALETILTEKGYVEPAALDAIIQAYETRIGPHNGARVVAKAWTDPAFKKALLEDGSKAIGTLGHVSRVGDHLVVVENTPERHNMVVCTLCSCYPWEMLGLPPVWYKAAPYRSRAVKDPRGVLADFDVTLPRDMEIRVWDSTAETRFLVLPMRPAGTEGWSEEQLAELVTRDSMIGTGFPKTPGAPS from the coding sequence ATGAGCCACGATCACGACCATCATCACGACCATTCCGAGCTGTCGGAGACCGAGCTGCGCGTGCGCGCGCTCGAGACGATCTTGACAGAAAAAGGCTATGTCGAGCCGGCCGCGCTCGACGCCATCATCCAGGCCTATGAGACCAGGATCGGACCGCACAATGGCGCGCGCGTCGTCGCCAAGGCCTGGACCGATCCTGCCTTCAAGAAGGCGCTGCTGGAGGATGGCTCGAAGGCCATCGGCACGCTCGGCCATGTCAGCCGCGTCGGCGACCATCTCGTCGTGGTCGAGAATACGCCGGAGCGACACAACATGGTCGTGTGCACGCTGTGCTCCTGCTACCCTTGGGAAATGCTGGGGCTGCCGCCGGTCTGGTACAAGGCCGCGCCCTATCGCTCGCGCGCGGTGAAGGACCCGCGCGGCGTGCTCGCCGATTTCGACGTCACGCTGCCCAGGGACATGGAGATCCGTGTCTGGGATTCGACGGCCGAGACCCGCTTCCTGGTGCTGCCGATGCGCCCCGCGGGCACGGAGGGCTGGAGCGAGGAACAGCTCGCGGAGCTCGTCACGCGCGATTCCATGATCGGCACCGGCTTTCCCAAGACGCCTGGAGCGCCCTCGTGA
- the nthB gene encoding nitrile hydratase subunit beta — MNGVHDMGGMDGFGKVEAEPNEPMFHEEWESRVLAMVRAMGAAGAFNIDTSRFYRETLPPHVYLSSSYYKKWFLGLEEMLIEKGYLTREEVAAGHAMQPARALKHGKFDLANVERVMVRGKFARPAPSPAKFNIGDRVRARNIHPTTHTRLPRYVRGHVGVVELNHGCHVFPDSAAMELGENPQWLYTVVFEGRDLWGADGDPTLKVSIDAFEPYLDPVR, encoded by the coding sequence GTGAACGGCGTGCACGACATGGGCGGCATGGACGGGTTCGGCAAGGTCGAGGCCGAGCCGAACGAGCCGATGTTTCACGAGGAGTGGGAATCGCGTGTTCTCGCCATGGTGCGCGCGATGGGCGCCGCCGGTGCCTTCAACATCGACACCTCGCGCTTCTATCGCGAGACGCTGCCGCCGCACGTCTATCTGTCGAGCTCCTACTACAAGAAATGGTTTCTCGGGCTCGAGGAGATGCTGATCGAGAAGGGCTATCTCACGCGGGAGGAGGTCGCCGCCGGCCACGCGATGCAGCCTGCAAGGGCGCTCAAGCACGGCAAGTTCGACCTCGCCAACGTCGAGCGCGTCATGGTGCGCGGCAAGTTCGCCCGCCCTGCTCCGTCGCCGGCAAAGTTCAACATCGGCGACCGCGTCCGCGCCCGGAACATTCATCCGACCACGCATACGCGGCTGCCGCGCTATGTGCGCGGCCATGTCGGTGTCGTCGAGCTGAACCACGGCTGCCACGTATTTCCGGATTCGGCGGCGATGGAGCTCGGCGAAAATCCGCAATGGCTTTACACGGTCGTCTTCGAGGGCCGCGATCTCTGGGGCGCAGATGGTGATCCGACCTTGAAGGTGTCGATCGACGCCTTTGAACCCTATCTGGACCCGGTGCGATGA
- a CDS encoding methionine ABC transporter permease, which translates to MSPELINLIIQATGESLYMVGIAALLGTAFGLPLGVFLATSRKGELFAAPAVNRVLGMVVNATRSTPFIILVVAIIPFTRFVAGTSIGSTAAIVPLTIASAPFIARLVEAAIREVDGGLIETASSFGASPIQIVLKVLIPEALPGLLLALTLAVVSLLGYSAMVGAVGGGGLGDLGIRYGYQRFMPEMMLAVVVVLIALVQLVQSAGDYLARRVNRRLRQR; encoded by the coding sequence ATGTCGCCTGAACTCATCAACCTGATCATCCAGGCGACCGGCGAAAGCCTGTACATGGTCGGAATCGCGGCGCTGCTCGGCACCGCCTTCGGCCTGCCGCTCGGCGTCTTTCTCGCGACCAGCCGGAAAGGGGAGCTATTCGCGGCCCCCGCCGTCAATCGCGTGCTCGGCATGGTGGTCAATGCGACGCGCTCCACGCCCTTCATCATCCTGGTCGTCGCCATCATCCCGTTCACGCGTTTCGTCGCCGGCACCTCGATCGGGTCGACCGCGGCGATCGTGCCGCTGACCATCGCATCGGCGCCGTTCATCGCGCGCCTTGTCGAGGCCGCGATCCGCGAGGTCGATGGCGGCCTGATCGAGACCGCGTCCTCGTTCGGGGCCTCGCCGATCCAGATCGTGCTCAAGGTGCTGATCCCCGAGGCGCTGCCGGGACTGCTGCTGGCGCTGACGCTCGCCGTGGTCAGCCTGCTCGGCTACTCCGCCATGGTCGGCGCCGTCGGCGGCGGCGGGCTCGGCGATCTCGGCATCCGCTACGGCTATCAGCGCTTCATGCCGGAGATGATGCTGGCCGTCGTGGTCGTTCTGATCGCGCTGGTGCAGCTCGTGCAGAGCGCGGGCGATTATCTGGCGCGCCGGGTCAACCGCCGGCTGCGGCAGCGCTGA